From Chroogloeocystis siderophila 5.2 s.c.1, one genomic window encodes:
- a CDS encoding Rho termination factor N-terminal domain-containing protein, which produces MKLSISLVAVKKIKSNIDASKFSEEELEQAANLILEAEGVINPLIIQRVSRDSYEVIDGDFEYYAAIKAKEKNPLQGEMIGAFIIDAESEDVIKKQVELIRKHHKNQNEVPENYLKIEKKLNLLNELIKEKLSFLSGEMSLLLEKVNKVEEYLIESQKPKLTKKQKNTVNTANDYASMTVPQLKEVAKEKGIRVPSKIKKDDLIAAIESK; this is translated from the coding sequence ATGAAACTCTCAATTTCACTTGTTGCTGTCAAAAAAATAAAGTCTAATATAGATGCTTCTAAATTTTCAGAAGAAGAATTAGAGCAAGCAGCGAATTTGATTTTAGAAGCAGAAGGTGTAATTAATCCTTTAATTATTCAAAGAGTGAGTAGAGATTCTTATGAAGTAATTGATGGTGATTTTGAGTATTATGCTGCTATCAAAGCTAAAGAGAAAAATCCCCTACAAGGTGAAATGATAGGAGCATTTATCATTGATGCAGAAAGTGAAGATGTTATTAAAAAGCAAGTAGAACTAATTAGAAAACATCACAAAAATCAAAATGAAGTACCAGAAAATTATCTTAAAATAGAAAAAAAGCTAAATTTATTAAATGAATTGATTAAAGAAAAATTGAGCTTTTTATCAGGAGAAATGTCCTTGCTTCTTGAGAAAGTAAACAAGGTTGAAGAGTATTTAATAGAATCTCAAAAACCTAAACTAACCAAAAAGCAAAAAAATACAGTTAATACTGCAAATGATTATGCATCAATGACAGTGCCACAATTAAAAGAAGTAGCGAAGGAAAAAGGAATTCGAGTTCCATCTAAAATTAAAAAAGACGATCTGATTGCTGCTATAGAAAGTAAATAG
- a CDS encoding AAA family ATPase, producing the protein MPFFPENCRNESEVESKLIVQYLLPALGYSPDTWYQEVAFGSIRLDFLAFARGLYDSLSSVIIEAKHPNQNLNNHVYRLSQYLTSLNIQYGLLTNGREIRIYQKDQNQIKLLFKCLGKDVENNLSAIKSIIGKEVLTKDGSNTSLPEIANKNTAKLLYQIEQELIRLEQLYNAGFTPEGQHTMKTIAVYHNKGGVGKTTTVVNLAAALSKRGKRVLVIDLDSQANTTFATGLIKFDDEELDNLKDSNIRHVLQSEEAYPIRQVARPSQFNQPEIDVIPSHISLMRYEQELSQLADIKIMLDEKLQAVNTDYDIVIFDTPPALNLFSEIALTTADYLLIPSDLKPFANQGLLNIKEFFKRIDKFRKIIGKPPINILGVLPCKISTNSKFVQSTLPKRIAAIPKRYGFEVMDSVIYEREDLAKSMERTTKVDDIERSDPRSVFDYKPDSISAQEFEVLATEVLRKIGVAE; encoded by the coding sequence TTGCCTTTTTTCCCAGAAAATTGTCGTAACGAAAGTGAAGTAGAAAGCAAGCTCATTGTACAGTATCTGCTGCCAGCATTAGGCTACTCACCAGACACTTGGTATCAAGAAGTTGCTTTTGGCAGCATTCGTCTAGACTTCCTAGCTTTTGCTCGTGGATTATATGATAGTCTCTCAAGTGTCATCATAGAGGCAAAGCATCCCAATCAAAACTTAAACAACCACGTGTACCGCCTCTCACAATATCTAACGAGTTTAAATATTCAATATGGGTTACTAACTAACGGAAGAGAAATAAGAATATACCAAAAAGACCAAAATCAAATAAAACTATTATTTAAATGTTTGGGGAAAGACGTAGAAAATAATTTATCTGCAATCAAGTCAATTATTGGGAAAGAAGTCTTAACAAAAGATGGATCTAATACTTCATTACCTGAGATAGCAAACAAAAATACAGCGAAACTACTCTACCAAATAGAACAAGAATTAATTAGATTAGAGCAACTTTATAATGCAGGTTTTACACCAGAAGGACAACATACAATGAAAACGATTGCGGTTTATCACAATAAAGGTGGAGTCGGTAAGACCACAACTGTAGTCAATTTAGCTGCTGCATTAAGTAAACGAGGGAAAAGAGTTCTTGTTATCGATCTAGATAGCCAAGCAAACACTACTTTTGCTACTGGTCTAATTAAATTTGACGATGAGGAATTGGATAATCTAAAAGATAGTAATATCCGTCATGTTTTGCAGTCAGAAGAAGCATATCCTATACGACAAGTTGCTAGACCTTCTCAATTCAATCAGCCAGAGATTGATGTAATTCCTTCTCATATCAGCTTAATGAGATATGAGCAAGAATTAAGCCAACTTGCTGATATTAAAATTATGCTAGATGAGAAATTACAAGCAGTAAATACAGACTATGACATTGTTATTTTTGATACCCCGCCTGCGCTTAACCTTTTTTCAGAAATTGCTCTAACAACAGCAGATTACTTACTTATACCCTCCGACTTAAAACCATTTGCCAATCAAGGGCTTTTAAATATAAAAGAGTTTTTCAAACGGATTGATAAGTTTAGAAAAATTATTGGTAAACCACCAATTAATATATTAGGTGTTCTACCGTGCAAAATATCTACAAATTCAAAGTTTGTTCAGTCTACATTGCCAAAAAGAATAGCTGCTATACCAAAACGTTACGGTTTTGAAGTAATGGATTCTGTAATTTATGAGAGAGAAGATTTAGCTAAAAGTATGGAGAGAACTACCAAGGTGGACGATATAGAAAGATCTGATCCTAGATCGGTTTTTGACTATAAACCTGATTCAATTTCAGCCCAAGAGTTTGAAGTATTAGCTACTGAAGTTTTAAGAAAAATAGGAGTAGCAGAATGA
- a CDS encoding FMN-dependent NADH-azoreductase — translation MAHILHIDSSPRGERSFSRKLSYEFVTAWKNAHPEDTLTYRDLGKNPVPHVDEGWIAAAFTPPEARTPELNAAIKLSDELVDEFLVADRYVFGIPMYNFSVPSTFKAYIDQIVRVNRTFTVTDQGYAGLVHGKKMLIVTASGGSYRSGTPAEQYDYLKPFLQAVFGLVGITDITFVQADNLSSGDDARQESLNEAHAMIEELVANW, via the coding sequence ATGGCGCATATTCTGCATATCGATTCTAGTCCTCGTGGTGAACGCTCTTTTTCGCGTAAACTTTCTTATGAGTTCGTTACAGCTTGGAAAAATGCCCATCCAGAGGATACACTGACTTACCGCGATTTGGGGAAAAACCCTGTACCTCATGTTGATGAAGGATGGATTGCGGCTGCATTTACACCCCCAGAAGCGCGTACCCCCGAACTCAACGCAGCAATTAAGCTTTCAGATGAACTAGTAGATGAATTTCTTGTAGCTGATCGCTACGTGTTCGGTATCCCAATGTACAACTTTAGCGTACCTTCAACTTTTAAAGCTTATATTGACCAAATTGTTCGCGTCAATCGTACTTTTACTGTTACCGATCAAGGGTACGCGGGTTTAGTTCACGGAAAGAAAATGCTCATTGTGACTGCTAGCGGTGGTAGCTATAGATCGGGAACGCCAGCAGAACAGTATGATTACCTCAAGCCTTTCTTGCAGGCTGTGTTTGGCTTAGTTGGTATTACTGACATTACGTTTGTGCAAGCTGATAATCTTAGCAGCGGTGATGACGCACGTCAGGAATCTTTGAACGAAGCCCATGCGATGATTGAAGAGTTAGTCGCTAACTGGTAA
- a CDS encoding ParA family protein encodes MAYIIATANMKGGVGKTTLSVNLATSLAKDHAKKVLIFDLDTQISATLSIMSPTDFAKYRKTKRTLKYLINQAIQPETRSKISVKEAIHYNACKLANLDLLPGDIELYDEFVVSEMLHEEAFEVDRLDFETVWNRFERRLVKQILEPVLENYDFIILDCAPGYNLMTRSALAASDFYILPAKSEPLSIVGIQLLERRIAQLKESHASEVNLDIKLLGIVFTMSGNLITSRYYKQVMQRINEDFDAAQIFKTQIPTDVNVAKAVDSFMPVVMTNPQSAGAKAFTQITQEFLQKLQVAGSNQQQTQLVNAQ; translated from the coding sequence ATGGCTTATATCATTGCAACAGCAAATATGAAAGGTGGTGTAGGAAAAACAACGCTAAGTGTTAATTTAGCGACTTCACTCGCCAAAGATCATGCTAAAAAAGTTCTTATTTTCGATTTAGATACTCAAATTAGTGCTACCTTGAGTATCATGTCGCCAACAGATTTCGCTAAGTATCGCAAAACAAAGCGAACTTTGAAATATTTAATCAATCAAGCTATCCAGCCAGAGACACGCTCAAAGATTAGTGTGAAAGAAGCAATTCACTACAATGCGTGCAAGCTTGCCAATCTAGATTTATTACCAGGTGATATCGAGCTATACGATGAATTTGTGGTTTCTGAAATGTTGCATGAAGAAGCCTTTGAAGTAGATAGACTTGATTTTGAAACAGTTTGGAATCGCTTTGAAAGAAGATTAGTTAAACAAATTTTAGAGCCAGTTCTCGAAAATTATGATTTTATTATTCTTGATTGTGCGCCTGGTTACAATTTGATGACTCGCAGTGCGCTTGCTGCAAGTGATTTTTATATTTTACCGGCAAAATCTGAACCTTTATCAATAGTAGGTATTCAGCTATTAGAAAGACGTATTGCTCAACTGAAAGAAAGCCATGCATCTGAGGTGAATTTAGATATTAAATTGTTGGGAATTGTTTTTACAATGTCTGGTAATTTAATTACAAGCAGATACTACAAACAAGTGATGCAGCGAATTAATGAGGATTTTGACGCAGCACAAATTTTCAAGACTCAAATACCAACGGATGTCAATGTTGCTAAAGCAGTTGATAGTTTTATGCCTGTTGTCATGACAAATCCGCAATCAGCAGGGGCTAAAGCATTTACTCAAATAACGCAAGAGTTTTTACAGAAACTGCAAGTTGCTGGGAGTAATCAGCAGCAAACGCAATTAGTTAATGCTCAGTAG
- the ileS gene encoding isoleucine--tRNA ligase gives MRANATKREPEIQKFWAENQIYDRLSQNNPGELFVLHDGPPYANGALHLGHALNKILKDIINRYQLLQGRKVRYVPGWDCHGLPIELKVLQNMKAAERQNLTPLELRRKAKEFALAAVEEQSKSFQRYGVWGDFDNPYLTLKPEYEAAQIGVFGQMVLKGYIYRGLKPVHWSPSSKTALAEAELEYPEGHTSRSLYAAFPVTRLSETASALGEFLPHLSVAIWTTTPWTIPANLAVAVNPELTYAVVEVANNEQPKYLIVAADLVERLSQILASDLAIKAKVSGKDLEHTTYRHPLYDRESPVVIGGDYVTTESGTGLVHTAPGHGQDDYIVGQRYGLPILAPVDADGNFTAEAGQFAGLNVLGDGNSAVIDALSAAGALLKEEPYVHKYPYDWRTKKPTIFRATEQWFASVEGFRDAALKAITEVKWIPAIGENRITAMVSERSDWCISRQRSWGVPIPVFYDEETGEALLNEETIAHVQAIVAEKGTDAWWELSTEELLPESYRNNGRSYRKGTDTMDVWFDSGSSWAAVVQQRPELRYPAEMYLEGSDQHRGWFQSSLLTSVAVNGCAPYKTVLTHGFTIDEQGRKMSKSLGNGIEPEIVINGGKNQKEEPAYGADVLRLWVSSVDYTSDAPLSKNILKQLSEAYRKIRNTARFLLGNLHDFDPSEHSVPYEQLPELDRYMLHRMTEVFKDVTEAFETYQFFRFFQTVQNFCVVDLSNFYLDTAKDRLYISAPNAFRRRSCQTVLSVALENLARAIAPVLCHMAEDIWQQLPYPTPYKSVFEAGWVQLDSQWHNPDLASSWQKLRLLRADVNKVLEQARVEKMIGSSLEAKVLLYVPDAAFNAQLQTLNPGTAQPLATVEKYVTKTTSLTTQTPKTWQQYLAELLQPFMRSPAYLRDVLKVYRELWVVAVVLAVFPLIVLPLGLLKAVLVGINDIPLLPRVFQLIGIYATLRYLLVALMRIVLSQKSKAPTNETKSIAQAVPVQEKQTATQSNGVDELRYLFIASQVEIVDSLEAVQQAKNNLQTDELAIGVVNADGKKCDRCWNYSVHVGASPEHPLICERCVLALAGDF, from the coding sequence ATGCGGGCGAATGCGACCAAGCGCGAGCCAGAAATCCAAAAGTTTTGGGCAGAAAACCAAATATATGATCGCCTGTCGCAGAATAACCCTGGCGAGTTATTTGTTTTGCACGACGGTCCCCCTTACGCTAATGGCGCGCTGCATCTCGGTCACGCGCTCAACAAAATTCTCAAAGACATAATCAACCGCTATCAGTTGTTGCAAGGACGTAAAGTACGCTACGTTCCTGGCTGGGATTGTCACGGGTTGCCGATAGAACTTAAAGTGCTACAAAACATGAAGGCAGCCGAACGGCAAAACCTCACGCCATTAGAATTGCGGCGCAAAGCAAAAGAGTTCGCCTTAGCAGCGGTTGAAGAACAAAGCAAAAGCTTTCAACGCTACGGTGTTTGGGGTGATTTTGACAATCCTTATTTGACACTCAAACCCGAATACGAGGCAGCGCAAATCGGCGTGTTTGGGCAAATGGTCTTAAAAGGCTACATCTATCGCGGTTTGAAACCAGTCCACTGGAGTCCTAGCTCAAAAACGGCGCTGGCAGAAGCCGAACTAGAATATCCAGAAGGTCATACCTCGCGCAGTCTTTACGCGGCTTTTCCTGTGACTCGTCTTTCGGAAACTGCTTCAGCACTGGGCGAATTTTTACCACATCTGAGTGTAGCAATCTGGACAACGACACCTTGGACAATTCCAGCCAATTTAGCAGTGGCGGTCAATCCAGAATTAACTTATGCGGTTGTGGAAGTTGCCAACAACGAGCAACCTAAATACTTAATCGTCGCCGCTGACTTAGTCGAACGCTTGTCACAGATTCTCGCAAGCGACCTCGCGATTAAAGCGAAAGTAAGCGGTAAGGACTTAGAACATACAACTTATCGTCATCCACTCTATGATCGCGAAAGTCCAGTCGTCATAGGTGGCGATTACGTGACAACCGAGTCAGGAACAGGCTTAGTCCACACTGCACCAGGCCACGGACAAGATGACTACATCGTCGGTCAGCGGTACGGTTTACCAATATTAGCACCCGTCGATGCTGACGGTAATTTTACCGCAGAAGCTGGACAATTTGCGGGATTAAATGTTCTTGGGGATGGCAACTCTGCTGTCATCGATGCCCTATCTGCGGCAGGGGCGTTACTCAAAGAAGAACCATACGTTCACAAATATCCCTACGATTGGCGGACGAAAAAACCAACGATCTTCCGCGCCACCGAACAGTGGTTCGCCTCCGTCGAAGGATTTCGCGATGCTGCGCTTAAAGCAATTACTGAAGTCAAGTGGATTCCCGCGATCGGCGAAAATCGAATTACCGCGATGGTATCCGAACGTTCAGATTGGTGCATTTCGCGACAACGTAGCTGGGGCGTACCTATCCCTGTCTTCTACGACGAAGAAACTGGCGAAGCGCTACTAAATGAAGAAACGATCGCGCACGTGCAAGCAATAGTCGCCGAAAAAGGTACCGATGCATGGTGGGAATTATCAACCGAGGAGTTACTACCCGAAAGTTACCGCAACAATGGTCGGTCTTACCGCAAAGGTACCGATACGATGGATGTCTGGTTCGATTCGGGTTCCTCTTGGGCAGCAGTAGTGCAACAGCGTCCTGAGTTGCGCTACCCTGCGGAGATGTATTTGGAAGGTTCTGACCAACATCGCGGCTGGTTCCAGTCAAGTTTACTCACCAGTGTCGCTGTTAACGGCTGTGCGCCTTATAAAACGGTCTTGACTCACGGTTTTACAATCGATGAGCAAGGTCGCAAGATGAGCAAATCGCTGGGAAATGGCATCGAACCAGAGATTGTAATTAATGGCGGTAAAAATCAAAAAGAGGAACCAGCATATGGCGCTGATGTTCTGCGGCTATGGGTATCATCCGTCGATTACACCTCTGATGCACCGTTGAGTAAAAACATCCTCAAGCAATTGTCGGAAGCATATCGCAAGATTCGCAACACAGCACGGTTCTTGTTGGGTAATCTACACGATTTCGACCCTTCTGAGCATTCTGTACCTTACGAGCAATTGCCCGAACTCGATCGGTATATGCTGCACCGGATGACCGAAGTCTTTAAGGATGTAACTGAGGCGTTTGAAACCTACCAATTCTTTCGGTTTTTCCAAACGGTGCAAAATTTCTGCGTCGTCGATTTGTCGAACTTCTACTTGGATACTGCCAAAGACCGATTGTACATTAGCGCGCCAAATGCATTTCGGCGACGTAGCTGTCAAACGGTATTGAGTGTCGCACTTGAAAATTTAGCCCGCGCGATCGCACCTGTACTATGTCATATGGCAGAAGATATTTGGCAGCAGCTACCATACCCGACGCCCTACAAATCCGTCTTTGAAGCCGGTTGGGTGCAACTAGACTCTCAATGGCACAACCCTGACCTCGCGAGTTCTTGGCAAAAATTACGGCTGCTGCGCGCTGATGTCAATAAAGTTCTCGAACAAGCACGCGTCGAGAAAATGATCGGTTCTTCACTTGAAGCCAAGGTGTTGCTTTATGTTCCCGATGCTGCCTTCAATGCGCAGTTACAAACATTAAATCCTGGCACGGCTCAACCCTTAGCGACTGTTGAAAAGTATGTAACAAAAACAACATCGCTAACGACGCAAACGCCGAAAACCTGGCAACAGTATTTAGCTGAACTTTTGCAGCCTTTTATGCGATCGCCAGCATATTTACGCGATGTGTTAAAGGTATACCGCGAACTTTGGGTTGTTGCTGTTGTGCTTGCCGTGTTTCCCTTGATTGTACTGCCACTTGGCTTGTTGAAAGCCGTGCTTGTCGGTATCAACGATATTCCTCTGCTACCGCGCGTCTTCCAACTCATTGGCATTTACGCAACGCTGCGCTACTTGCTAGTTGCCTTGATGCGCATCGTATTATCGCAGAAGTCGAAAGCGCCAACTAACGAAACCAAATCAATCGCACAAGCTGTGCCAGTACAAGAAAAACAGACTGCAACTCAATCTAACGGTGTTGATGAACTGCGTTATTTATTCATTGCTTCGCAGGTAGAAATCGTTGATTCACTAGAAGCAGTGCAACAAGCAAAAAACAACTTACAAACTGACGAACTTGCCATTGGTGTTGTGAATGCAGACGGGAAGAAGTGCGATCGCTGTTGGAACTACTCAGTTCACGTCGGCGCATCTCCAGAACATCCCCTTATTTGCGAACGCTGTGTTTTGGCGTTAGCCGGAGACTTTTAA
- a CDS encoding Ycf66 family protein, which translates to MLAYILALAVGFLSLAIYMAAFFFPEVHRKGDFVWSGVGLFYALVLWVCSGRITGGVLLGQVAGVALLGWSVTQTLSLRRQLTPRLSQTVAPSAEEVKSTVQEKVAKSSFFSKLLQLTKRGDNSATTAKERLQQLSEQTKVPETVSSTTAASTTPTTNNIANSVQIIDNRTSTAEQSDATATPPGTPIESVPDESISEVASPDATAADEVVQAAREATSLPEETASAAVADTTATEVAPEASELVRPHPPDPELVEAALRDAEEKHQEATPPDPETPENPSPS; encoded by the coding sequence ATGCTGGCATACATCCTGGCGTTGGCGGTAGGTTTTCTTAGCCTCGCTATCTACATGGCAGCTTTCTTTTTTCCTGAGGTACACCGCAAAGGTGACTTTGTTTGGAGCGGGGTAGGATTATTCTACGCCTTGGTCTTATGGGTGTGTTCTGGACGCATCACAGGGGGTGTTCTACTCGGTCAAGTGGCTGGCGTTGCTTTATTAGGTTGGTCAGTTACCCAAACGCTTTCACTCCGACGACAACTTACTCCACGTCTTTCGCAAACGGTAGCACCAAGTGCGGAGGAAGTGAAAAGCACTGTTCAGGAGAAAGTTGCCAAGTCCTCATTCTTTTCTAAGCTCTTGCAATTGACTAAGCGTGGAGATAATAGTGCGACCACTGCAAAAGAGCGATTGCAACAATTGAGCGAACAAACAAAAGTCCCAGAAACAGTTTCCTCAACAACTGCCGCAAGCACTACACCTACAACTAACAACATTGCGAACTCAGTTCAAATTATTGATAATCGTACGTCTACAGCAGAGCAATCAGACGCTACTGCAACACCACCAGGTACGCCGATAGAATCCGTACCCGACGAAAGTATCTCAGAAGTGGCTTCTCCTGATGCTACTGCAGCCGATGAAGTTGTCCAAGCTGCTAGAGAAGCAACATCACTACCTGAGGAAACAGCAAGCGCTGCTGTTGCAGACACAACCGCAACTGAAGTCGCACCTGAAGCATCCGAACTGGTACGCCCTCATCCACCTGATCCAGAACTGGTAGAAGCTGCACTTAGAGATGCTGAAGAAAAACATCAAGAAGCGACACCACCCGACCCAGAAACGCCTGAAAACCCTTCGCCGAGTTGA
- the gndA gene encoding NADP-dependent phosphogluconate dehydrogenase → MTQQSFGVIGLAVMGENLALNVERNGFPIAVYNRTPEKTDAFMHTRAQGKNVKAAYSLEEFVGLLERPRKILIMVKAGAPVDAVIDQLKPLLDEGDIIIDGGNSLYDDTARRTRELEPLGFRFIGMGVSGGEEGALNGPSLMPGGTKSSYEYLEPILTKIAAQVEDGPCVTYVGPGGAGHYVKMVHNGIEYGDMQLIAEAYDLLKSVLGLDHNRLHEIFAEWNTTEELNSFLIEITADIFRYIDPDTNQPLVEQILDAAGQKGTGRWTVQSALELGIAIPTITAAVNARVMSSFKKERVAAAQVLTGPTAKYEGDAEAFIDMIRDALYCSKICSYAQGMAQLAAASKVYSYNLNLSEMARIWKGGCIIRAGFLGKIQHAYQEDPDLLNLLLAPEFKQSILDRQNAWREVVATAAKLGIAVPAFSASLDYFDSYRRDRLPQNLTQAQRDYFGAHTYERVDKEGFFHTEWAQFDEASLQTSTPEPLEADPATTNA, encoded by the coding sequence ATGACACAGCAAAGCTTTGGTGTAATCGGCTTAGCCGTTATGGGCGAAAATTTAGCTCTTAACGTCGAGCGTAACGGTTTTCCGATCGCCGTCTACAATCGTACCCCAGAAAAAACAGATGCCTTCATGCACACCCGCGCGCAAGGAAAAAATGTAAAAGCTGCGTACTCGCTTGAAGAATTTGTTGGCTTGCTTGAGCGTCCCCGAAAAATCTTGATTATGGTGAAAGCAGGAGCACCTGTTGATGCCGTTATAGACCAGCTTAAACCCTTACTAGATGAGGGCGACATCATCATCGATGGTGGAAACTCTTTGTATGACGATACGGCGCGACGCACCCGTGAATTAGAGCCACTAGGTTTTAGATTTATCGGTATGGGTGTTAGCGGTGGTGAAGAAGGGGCGTTAAATGGTCCTAGTTTGATGCCAGGCGGTACAAAAAGCTCTTACGAATACTTAGAACCAATTTTGACAAAAATTGCGGCTCAAGTAGAGGATGGTCCTTGCGTTACCTACGTTGGTCCTGGCGGCGCCGGACATTATGTCAAGATGGTACACAACGGTATTGAGTACGGCGATATGCAGCTAATCGCCGAAGCTTACGATTTACTCAAAAGTGTTCTAGGACTCGATCACAATCGACTGCACGAGATTTTTGCCGAATGGAATACCACCGAAGAACTTAATTCGTTTCTGATTGAAATTACCGCAGATATTTTTAGGTACATCGACCCCGATACCAATCAACCACTCGTTGAGCAAATTCTTGATGCTGCTGGACAAAAAGGAACTGGACGCTGGACAGTGCAAAGTGCGTTAGAACTCGGTATTGCTATTCCGACAATCACCGCCGCAGTCAATGCCCGCGTGATGTCTTCATTTAAAAAGGAACGCGTTGCGGCTGCGCAAGTTCTTACAGGTCCTACAGCTAAGTACGAGGGCGACGCAGAAGCTTTTATTGATATGATTCGCGATGCGCTGTACTGTTCGAAGATCTGTTCTTATGCACAAGGAATGGCACAACTAGCGGCTGCATCAAAAGTGTATTCCTATAACCTGAATTTAAGTGAGATGGCTCGCATTTGGAAGGGTGGTTGTATTATCCGCGCTGGTTTTTTAGGTAAGATTCAACACGCTTATCAAGAAGACCCAGATTTACTTAACTTACTTTTAGCACCAGAATTTAAGCAATCAATTTTGGATCGGCAGAATGCTTGGCGCGAAGTGGTAGCTACTGCCGCTAAATTAGGCATTGCAGTGCCTGCTTTTAGTGCTTCATTGGATTACTTTGATAGTTATCGACGCGATCGCTTACCTCAAAACCTCACTCAAGCACAGCGTGACTACTTTGGTGCACATACTTATGAAAGAGTTGATAAAGAAGGATTCTTCCATACCGAATGGGCGCAATTTGACGAAGCGTCTCTACAAACTTCAACACCGGAACCTTTAGAGGCAGATCCAGCGACAACTAATGCTTAG
- a CDS encoding circadian clock KaiB family protein: MNQAKSRDTEIFKGIALFTPGGDLIYCIDPGKQGRWHLHLCAGLQEILNLLEPPHFLVPCYTATIDRWLDPQTQQVQTYAEAYPLVLRYQALLNAVFQTDVVWQAAPVAEGLCDAILLNTYRATFPQLWEENDLVVRFERSQPESLSRQHPQTPYVLHLFVAGHSATTERILQSLRQVLEQFHYPYTLKVIDVTKHPEQAEIDQVSATPTLVKVSPKPMRRLVGDLDNVERLLQMLNSPEV, encoded by the coding sequence TTGAATCAAGCTAAATCGAGAGATACAGAAATATTTAAAGGTATTGCGCTATTTACGCCAGGGGGAGATCTTATTTACTGCATCGACCCTGGTAAACAAGGGCGTTGGCATTTACATTTGTGTGCAGGTCTACAAGAAATACTCAACTTATTAGAACCGCCGCACTTTTTAGTGCCTTGCTATACGGCAACGATTGACCGATGGTTAGACCCACAAACGCAGCAGGTCCAAACATACGCTGAAGCATATCCGCTCGTACTGCGGTATCAAGCTTTATTAAATGCTGTGTTTCAAACTGATGTGGTTTGGCAAGCCGCGCCTGTTGCAGAGGGTTTATGCGATGCAATATTACTGAACACGTATCGCGCAACGTTTCCCCAACTTTGGGAAGAAAACGACCTTGTTGTGCGTTTTGAGCGATCGCAACCTGAATCGTTGAGTCGTCAACACCCACAAACACCCTACGTTTTGCACCTCTTTGTCGCCGGGCATAGTGCAACAACCGAGCGCATTCTACAAAGTCTACGGCAAGTGCTTGAGCAATTTCACTATCCATACACGCTCAAAGTCATTGATGTCACCAAGCATCCTGAGCAAGCCGAGATCGATCAAGTCAGTGCCACACCAACGCTTGTAAAAGTTTCTCCAAAACCAATGCGGCGTTTAGTTGGCGATTTAGACAATGTTGAGAGATTGTTACAAATGTTAAATTCTCCTGAGGTATAA